In Macadamia integrifolia cultivar HAES 741 chromosome 13, SCU_Mint_v3, whole genome shotgun sequence, one DNA window encodes the following:
- the LOC122059710 gene encoding (-)-germacrene D synthase-like isoform X2 translates to MVYEACPEHVEELKEEVRRMLMADANDPSKKLNLIDSLQRLGVAYHFEEEIEELLKKMQDALPVDGLDGCTHLCTIALWFRLLRQQGYNFSCNAFNRFKDSKGSFREDLIKDVPGMLCLSEATFLRVHGEDILDEALAFTTTQLKSIVTDLKPPLATQVSHALKQPLHKGMPRLEARHYITVYQEFKTKNETLLKLAKLDFNSLQSIHRRELSQLSRWWKELDFATKLPYDRDRLVEGYFWTVGVYFETHYSLARMILTKVIAMTSIIDDTYDVYGTLEELKLFTDAIERWDISAMEQLPEYMKVISSELLHVYNEIEENLRKEGQSYRINYAREAMKRLVRAYFIEATWFNKGCIPTFEEYMGIALTTGGYSMLTVTSFLGMRDIGTKEALDWAIDDPDLVRASSVISRLMNDIASHKMEQERGHVCSSVECYMKQHGVTEEEACDEFNRRVENTWKDIHQGCIKPTAIAMPFLMLSINLTRMLDVIYKHKDGYTEASKILKEYITLLFIDPLSL, encoded by the exons ATG GTATATGAAGCTTGTCCTGAGCATGTTGAAGAGCTGAAAGAAGAAGTAAGGAGGATGCTAATGGCTGATGCCAATGATCCATCAAAGAAATTGAACTTGATTGATTCGTTACAACGGCTTGGTGTGGCATACCACTTTGAAGAAGAGATAGAGGAGTTGCTAAAGAAGATGCAGGATGCCCTCCCTGTTGATGGTTTAGATGGCTGCACCCATCTTTGCACCATTGCTTTATGGTTCCGATTATTGAGACAACAAGGGTATAATTTCTCCTGCA ATGCTTTCAATAGGTTCAAGGACAGCAAAGGCAGTTTCAGGGAGGACTTAATTAAAGATGTTCCTGGCATGCTATGTTTGTCTGAAGCTACATTTCTTAGGGTACATGGAGAAGACATTCTAGATGAAGCCTTGGCTTTCACAACCACTCAACTTAAATCTATAGTTACTGATTTAAAGCCTCCTCTTGCAACACAAGTGAGTCATGCATTGAAACAACCCCTCCACAAGGGCATGCCGAGATTAGAAGCTAGGCATTACATCACTGTTTATCAAGAATTTAAGACAAAGAATGAGACGCTGCTGAAGCTTGCTAAGTTGGATTTCAATTCACTGCAGTCAATTCATCGGCGAGAGCTAAGTCAACTCTCAAG ATGGTGGAAAGAATTAGACTTTGCAACTAAGCTTCCTTATGATAGAGATCGGCTCgtggaaggctatttttggactGTGGGGGTGTATTTTGAGACACATTATTCTCTTGCTAGAATGATCTTAACAAAAGTCATAGCCATGACTTCAATCATAGATGATACCTATGATGTATATGGCACACTTGAAGAACTCAAGCTCTTCACAGATGCAATTGAGAG GTGGGACATAAGCGCCATGGAGCAACTTCCCGAATACATGAAAGTGATCTCTTCTGAACTCCTACATGTTTACAATGAAATTGAGGAAAATCTAAGAAAGGAAGGACAATCTTATCGAATTAATTATGCAAGAGAAGCA ATGAAGAGATTGGTCAGAGCTTATTTCATAGAAGCCACATGGTTTAATAAAGGATGCATTCCAACATTTGAGGAGTATATGGGAATTGCATTAACCACCGGTGGATATAGTATGCTTACAGTCACATCCTTCCTTGGCATGAGAGATATTGGGACAAAGGAGGCATTAGACTGGGCAATTGATGATCCTGATCTTGTTAGGGCTTCATCAGTAATAAGTCGGCTTATGAATGATATAGCATCTCATAAG ATGGAGCAAGAGAGAGGACATGTTTGTTCAAGTGTTGAGTGCTACATGAAACAACACGGTGTGACCGAGGAAGAGGCATGTGATGAGTTTAATAGAAGAGTAGAGAACACATGGAAAGATATACATCAAGGATGCATCAAACCAACTGCAATCGCAATGCCATTTTTAATGCTATCGATCAATCTTACGCGTATGCTAGATGTCATATATAAGCATAAAGATGGATACACTGAAGCTTCAAAAATACTGAAGGAGTACATCACCTTGTTGTTCATTGATCCACTAAGCTTATAA
- the LOC122059710 gene encoding (-)-germacrene D synthase-like isoform X1, which translates to MVYEACPEHVEELKEEVRRMLMADANDPSKKLNLIDSLQRLGVAYHFEEEIEELLKKMQDALPVDGLDGCTHLCTIALWFRLLRQQGYNFSCSDIADAFNRFKDSKGSFREDLIKDVPGMLCLSEATFLRVHGEDILDEALAFTTTQLKSIVTDLKPPLATQVSHALKQPLHKGMPRLEARHYITVYQEFKTKNETLLKLAKLDFNSLQSIHRRELSQLSRWWKELDFATKLPYDRDRLVEGYFWTVGVYFETHYSLARMILTKVIAMTSIIDDTYDVYGTLEELKLFTDAIERWDISAMEQLPEYMKVISSELLHVYNEIEENLRKEGQSYRINYAREAMKRLVRAYFIEATWFNKGCIPTFEEYMGIALTTGGYSMLTVTSFLGMRDIGTKEALDWAIDDPDLVRASSVISRLMNDIASHKMEQERGHVCSSVECYMKQHGVTEEEACDEFNRRVENTWKDIHQGCIKPTAIAMPFLMLSINLTRMLDVIYKHKDGYTEASKILKEYITLLFIDPLSL; encoded by the exons ATG GTATATGAAGCTTGTCCTGAGCATGTTGAAGAGCTGAAAGAAGAAGTAAGGAGGATGCTAATGGCTGATGCCAATGATCCATCAAAGAAATTGAACTTGATTGATTCGTTACAACGGCTTGGTGTGGCATACCACTTTGAAGAAGAGATAGAGGAGTTGCTAAAGAAGATGCAGGATGCCCTCCCTGTTGATGGTTTAGATGGCTGCACCCATCTTTGCACCATTGCTTTATGGTTCCGATTATTGAGACAACAAGGGTATAATTTCTCCTGCA GTGATATTGCAGATGCTTTCAATAGGTTCAAGGACAGCAAAGGCAGTTTCAGGGAGGACTTAATTAAAGATGTTCCTGGCATGCTATGTTTGTCTGAAGCTACATTTCTTAGGGTACATGGAGAAGACATTCTAGATGAAGCCTTGGCTTTCACAACCACTCAACTTAAATCTATAGTTACTGATTTAAAGCCTCCTCTTGCAACACAAGTGAGTCATGCATTGAAACAACCCCTCCACAAGGGCATGCCGAGATTAGAAGCTAGGCATTACATCACTGTTTATCAAGAATTTAAGACAAAGAATGAGACGCTGCTGAAGCTTGCTAAGTTGGATTTCAATTCACTGCAGTCAATTCATCGGCGAGAGCTAAGTCAACTCTCAAG ATGGTGGAAAGAATTAGACTTTGCAACTAAGCTTCCTTATGATAGAGATCGGCTCgtggaaggctatttttggactGTGGGGGTGTATTTTGAGACACATTATTCTCTTGCTAGAATGATCTTAACAAAAGTCATAGCCATGACTTCAATCATAGATGATACCTATGATGTATATGGCACACTTGAAGAACTCAAGCTCTTCACAGATGCAATTGAGAG GTGGGACATAAGCGCCATGGAGCAACTTCCCGAATACATGAAAGTGATCTCTTCTGAACTCCTACATGTTTACAATGAAATTGAGGAAAATCTAAGAAAGGAAGGACAATCTTATCGAATTAATTATGCAAGAGAAGCA ATGAAGAGATTGGTCAGAGCTTATTTCATAGAAGCCACATGGTTTAATAAAGGATGCATTCCAACATTTGAGGAGTATATGGGAATTGCATTAACCACCGGTGGATATAGTATGCTTACAGTCACATCCTTCCTTGGCATGAGAGATATTGGGACAAAGGAGGCATTAGACTGGGCAATTGATGATCCTGATCTTGTTAGGGCTTCATCAGTAATAAGTCGGCTTATGAATGATATAGCATCTCATAAG ATGGAGCAAGAGAGAGGACATGTTTGTTCAAGTGTTGAGTGCTACATGAAACAACACGGTGTGACCGAGGAAGAGGCATGTGATGAGTTTAATAGAAGAGTAGAGAACACATGGAAAGATATACATCAAGGATGCATCAAACCAACTGCAATCGCAATGCCATTTTTAATGCTATCGATCAATCTTACGCGTATGCTAGATGTCATATATAAGCATAAAGATGGATACACTGAAGCTTCAAAAATACTGAAGGAGTACATCACCTTGTTGTTCATTGATCCACTAAGCTTATAA
- the LOC122059868 gene encoding receptor-like protein 9DC3 has protein sequence MDLSSNTFTGNFPVEYFQSLKAMMSKKGNKSEPQYIGDFYYTDSVTIMNKGQEMELVRILTIYTTLDLSNNRFQGEIPKMIEELTSLVVLNMSHNDLIGQIPSSIGNMEELESLDFSRNKLSDQIPRQLANLTFLEFLNLSQNHLEGPVPRGNQLETFLNTSYIENPSLCGFPLSRKCKDNSDDMPPQGEKSTNDSKFDWKFMLMGYGCGMVGTNWATKKVQRRKIEKTMTM, from the exons ATGGACCTCTCTTCCAATACATTTACTGGTAATTTTCCGGTTGAATACTTTCAAAGCTTGAAGGCAATGATGTCAAAAAAAGGGAACAAGTCAGAACCACAGTATATTGGAGATTTCTACTACACAGACTCGGTGACAATCATGAACAAAGGGCAAGAAATGGAGCTAGTGAGGATCTTGACCATCTACACAACTCTCGATCTATCCAACAATAGATTCCAAGGGGAGATTCCAAAAATGATTGAAGAGCTTACATCTCTTGTGGTTCTAAACATGTCTCACAATGACTTAATCGGCCAAATCCCATCATCGATTGGAAACATGGAAGAGCTGGAGTCATTAGATTTCTCTCGAAACAAGCTCTCAGATCAGATCCCTCGGCAACTTGCTAATCTTACCTTTCTTGAATTCTTAAACCTCTCCCAAAATCATCTTGAGGGACCTGTACCACGAGGCAATCAGTTGGAGACATTTTTAAACACTTCTTACATTGAGAATCCAAGTTTATGTGGTTTTCCCTTATCAAGGAAATGCAAAGATAACAGTGATGATATGCCACCACAAGGTGAGAAATCAACAAATGACTCCAAATTTGATTGGAAATTCATGTTAATGGGTTATGGATGCGGCATG GTTGGCACCAATTGGGCAACTAAGAAAGTCCAACGGAGGAAGATTGAGAAGACGATGACAATGTGA